One Pseudochaenichthys georgianus chromosome 4, fPseGeo1.2, whole genome shotgun sequence DNA window includes the following coding sequences:
- the LOC117445692 gene encoding 14 kDa phosphohistidine phosphatase — translation MLLSVLGRPLLSARLSGAFSITSAAMAEALANIPVVEIDSEGTFKYILLTVKVKDGDGHKDIVRGTKSAEYHNHIFEKVNPAMEALGMECKCLGGGKIEHNSQEKKLRVFGESTAFGKADHSVSAEKLKSAFSDYEITWSDDKR, via the exons ATGTTGCTGTCTGTCCTCGGTAGACCTCTGCTCAGTGCCAGACTGTCCGGAGCTTTCTCTATAACTTCAGCTGCAATGGCAGAAGCCTTGGCTAACATCCCCGTGGTAGAGATTGACTCAGAGGGAACCTTTAAGTACATTCTGCTCACAGTGAAAGTGAAAGATGGGGATGGGCATAAAGATATAGTCCGAGGCACAAAAAGTGCAGAGTATCACA atCATATATTTGAGAAGGTCAATCCAGCTATGGAGGCCTTGGGGATGGAGTGTAAATGCCTTGGAGGAGGGAAGATAGAGCACAACAGCCAAGAGAAAAAACTGAGGGTGTTTGGAGAATCAACT GCGTTTGGAAAAGCAGACCATTCTGTGTCTGCGGAGAAGTTGAAGAGTGCCTTCAGCGACTACGAGATCACCTGGTCTGACGACAAGAGATAG
- the selp gene encoding P-selectin, which translates to MEFFFGLLQTRRSKSSWINLTFLCSMLCMWTSVECWSYFYSNDTMSWSDARTWCKVNYTDMVAIQNQEEITHLNSWLPRKKTYYWIGIRKVNDVWTWVGTNKTLTEEATNWAKGEPNNGKRFGSNEDCVEMYIQREQQTGKWNDERCGKKKTALCYTAACKNDSCQHGECVETINSHRCACFEGFYGDQCERVVECNEEEVTVPDKGSVHCTHTNGNFSYDSSCQYSCEEGYQLSLSRPRRCTASKQWSEQPPTCELVQCQPMSTPERGSVTCSDPLGSSSFRSTCVFACDEGYELADTPQNTLQCEASGLWNASQPFCVAVQCPYLQELDNGLLNCGDDADVRFSFGNTCRFSCAPGYQLVGASRVTCTSAAEWSERMPQCEAITCQNPEGAHIITDCNRPVNDLRPASTCSFTCAAGFELQGAHSTLCSEDGQWSDATPTCKAIGCPAPEIPSSAQISCSPSLSSPVSAGTPHPLGMVCMFSCDEGHELTGALSMECANPGQWTSTPPNCTAVRCPQLEAPENSHVNCSNSDPVFNSQCSFTCNQDFSLDGHDLLTCDRNGNWTGETPACKAPESQLAAITGGAAVGGALSLTGLSLALWILKRLRQNANKFELNSNSDIETPPQTYRNSIDNMMMFQQSVDTRQGLHHILLIAALIGFVQDLSSGGGAHAWSYDYNISSNRKWLEARQWCEQHFTYMAPIRNQEESDFINNFLPFNAKYYWIGIIKREGEWVWEKTDEKVPEDAQNWAAKEPDNIAGQDCVEIYIKRGKDTAKWNNENCQKRKGTVCYTASCKPESCSANADCVETVGNYSCQCHPGFLGSRCEEAIACKPLLDPEQASSNCSRPYGSNRFNSSCRFLCDLGFRMVGESPLLCQASGLWTHPVPLCQVKRCSPAFFPVSGNVTCVDAVEPFSFGSRCNFTCQEGYYLTRDDTYTCLASGQWSNPTPTCTVVRCNRLKAPPHASMQCQDPGVNSYGSICSVLCEEGFDLIGGNMTKCSAQGNWSHALPVCQAKRCDPINPPHGSRSCSEPNGLFSFGSLCKTTCDEGFLLNGTNSTECTSQGVWSADIPQCLAKRCPTLSSPSHGSRVCSGPHGEFRFTSRCKSTCEEGFLLNGTADTECTSLGAWSTDIPRCLAKRCPTLSSPSHGSIVCSGPHGEFSFTSRCTSTCEEGFLPNGTADTECTSLGTWSTESPHCLARPCPLLDKAPHHGRMNCSHPYSSFSYDSSCDFDCNEGFWLRGTPTMTCNTSGHWRQDPPTCQPLQCEAIPALFGSLSMNCSHPLGNFSFGSQCIFACEGGFSMNGTELLFCSSSGIWNDSRPNCTEDLPVWAAMLLSTGFVVAYVVVPLVLIGLAVLIIRRFRKKKGNNMSEAPAWGDRENPAYDFDS; encoded by the exons ATG GAATTCTTCTTTGGATTACTTCAAACTCGCAGGTCTAAGTCCTCATGGATCAACCTTACCTTTCTTTGTTCAA TGCTGTGCATGTGGACAAGTGTCGAGTGCTGGTCCTACTTCTACTCCAACGACACAATGTCTTGGTCAGATGCTCGAACCTGGTGCAAGGTCAATTACACGGACATGGTGGCCATCCAGAACCAGGAGGAGATCACCCATCTCAACAGCTGGCTGCCCAGGAAAAAAACCTACTACTGGATCGGGATCCGCAAGGTCAACGATGTCTGGACCTGGGTCGGAACCAACAAGACTCTGACAGAGGAGGCAACCAACTGGGCAAAGGGAGAACCAAACAATGGAAAGCGTTTTGGGTCGAATGAAGACTGTGTGGAGATGTACATTCAGAGGGAGCAACAGACGGGCAAATGGAACGATGAGAGGTGTGGGAAGAAGAAGACCGCTCTGTGCTACACAG CTGCCTGTAAGAACGACTCGTGCCAGCATGGAGAGTGTGTAGAAACCATCAACAGCCACAGGTGTGCTTGCTTTGAAGGCTTTTACGGAGACCAGTGTGAGCGtg TTGTCGAGTGTAATGAAGAGGAGGTGACCGTTCCAGATAAAGGAAGTGTACATTGCACTCACACAAATGGAAACTTCTCCTACGACTCCTCGTGCCAGTATTCCTGTGAGGAAGGATACCAGCTGAGTCTGTCCAGACCCCGGAGGTGCACTGCGTCCAAACAGTGGTCGGAGCAGCCTCCTACATGCGAAC TGGTTCAATGTCAGCCGATGTCGACTCCAGAAAGGGGGTCCGTGACGTGCTCCGATCCCCTCGGCTCCTCCAGCTTCAGATCCACATGTGTGTTTGCCTGTGATGAAGGCTATGAACTCGCTGATACACCTCAAAACACTCTGCAATGTGAAGCATCAGGACTATGGAATGCCTCACAGCCGTTTTGTGTTG CTGTCCAGTGCCCTTATCTCCAGGAGCTAGATAACGGCCTTTTGAACTGTGGAGACGATGCAGATGTGAGGTTCAGCTTCGGAAACACCTGCCGCTTCAGCTGTGCTCCGGGCTACCAGCTGGTGGGAGCCAGCAGGGTGACGTGCACGTCTGCAGCTGAGTGGAGTGAGAGGATGCCTCAATGTGAAG CCATCACTTGCCAGAATCCAGAGGGAGCTCACATCATCACAGATTGCAATCGACCTGTGAATGACCTGCGACCAGCCTCCACCTGCAGCTTCACCTGTGCAGCAGGCTTTGAGCTGCAGGGAGCACACAGCACTCTGTGTTCTGAGGACGGACAGTGGAGTGATGCCACACCTACCTGCAAAG CTATTGGATGTCCTGCCCCTGAGATCCCATCAAGTGCCCAGATCAGCTGCAGCCCTTCTCTGTCGTCACCTGTTTCTGCCGGGACCCCCCATCCACTTGGTATGGTCTGCATGTTCAGCTGTGATGAAGGCCATGAGCTGACAGGTGCACTCAGCATGGAGTGTGCAAATCCAGGCCAGTGGACCTCCACACCTCCAAACTGCACAG CAGTGAGATGCCCTCAGCTCGAGGCTCCTGAAAACAGCCATGTCAACTGCTCCAACAGTGATCCAGTATTCAACTCACAGTGCTCCTTCACCTGCAATCAAGATTTCTCTTTAGACGGACATGACCTGCTGACCTGTGACCGTAATGGCAATTGGACTGGAGAAACACCCGCATGCAAAG CTCCCGAGTCTCAGTTGGCTGCCATTACCGGTGGTGCAGCAGTAGGGGGCGCACTGTCACTAACTGGTCTGTCTTTGGCGCTGTGGATACTGAAGCGACTGAGGCAAAACGCCAACAAGTTTGAGCTGAACAG CAACTCGGACATAGAGACTCCTCCACAAACCTACAGAAACAGCATCGACA ATATGATG ATGTTTCAACAATCAGTTGATACCAGACAAGGCCTGCATCACATTCTGCTGATAGCTGCACTCATTGGATTTGTCCAAG ACCTGAGCAGCGGAGGAGGAGCGCATGCATGGAGCTACGACTACAACATCAGTTCAAACCGCAAATGGCTGGAGGCCCGTCAGTGGTGCGAGCAGCACTTCACATACATGGCGCCCATCAGGAACCAGGAGGAGAGTGACTTCATCAACAATTTTCTACCTTTTAATGCAAAATATTACTGGATAGGCATAATCAAAAGGGAGGGAGAGTGGGTCTGGGAAAAAACAGACGAGAAGGTGCCAGAAGATGCTCAGAACTGGGCGGCGAAGGAGCCAGATAACATCGCCGGTCAGGACTGTGTGGAGATTTACATCAAGAGGGGTAAAGACACAGCCAAGTGGAACAATGAGAACTGTCAGAAGAGGAAGGGAACCGTCTGCTATACAG CCTCTTGTAAACCAGAGTCCTGCAGCGCCAATGCGGACTGTGTGGAGACGGTGGGTAACTACTCCTGCCAGTGCCATCCTGGTTTCCTGGGGTCACGCTGTGAAGAGG CAATCGCGTGCAAACCCCTGCTAGACCCAGAACAAGCTTCCAGCAACTGTTCCCGTCCCTATGGGTCAAATCGTTTCAACTCTTCCTGCCGTTTCCTCTGTGATCTCGGCTTTCGCATGGTGGGCGAGTCCCCTCTGCTGTGCCAGGCCAGCGGACTGTGGACCCACCCTGTTCCTCTGTGTCAAG TAAAAAGGTGCTCCCCCGCTTTCTTTCCTGTCTCGGGCAATGTGACCTGTGTGGACGCTGTGGAGCCTTTCTCTTTTGGTTCACGATGCAACTTCACCTGCCAGGAAGGCTACTACCTGACCAGAGACGACACATACACCTGTCTGGCCTCGGGACAATGGAGCAACCCTACACCTACGTGCACAG TGGTGCGGTGCAACCGTTTAAAGGCTCCACCTCATGCCTCCATGCAATGTCAGGACCCAGGAGTGAACAGCTATGGCTCAATATGCTCCGTGCTATGTGAAGAAGGATTTGATCTGATTGGTGGAAACATGACGAAATGTTCCGCCCAGGGAAACTGGAGTCATGCACTTCCTGTTTGCCAGG CTAAGAGGTGTGACCCAATAAATCCTCCTCATGGCTCCCGATCCTGTTCTGAACCAAACGGACTGTTCAGTTTTGGGTCTCTGTGCAAGACAACCTGCGACGAGGGCTTTCTTCTAAATGGGACCAACAGCACTGAGTGCACTTCCCAGGGTGTTTGGAGTGCAGACATCCCACAATGCTTGG CTAAAAGATGTCCCACCCTGAGCTCCCCCTCTCATGGCTCCAGAGTCTGCTCTGGTCCTCATGGAGAGTTCAGATTCACTTCTCGGTGCAAGTCAACATGTGAGGAGGGTTTTCTCCTGAATGGGACGGCTGACACAGAGTGCACCTCTCTGGGCGCGTGGAGCACAGATATCCCACGTTGCTTAG CTAAAAGATGTCCCACCCTGAGCTCCCCCTCTCATGGCTCCATAGTCTGCTCTGGTCCTCATGGAGAGTTCAGTTTCACTTCTCGGTGCACGTCAACCTGTGAGGAGGGTTTTCTCCCGAATGGGACGGCTGACACAGAGTGCACCTCTCTGGGCACGTGGAGCACTGAATCACCCCACTGCCTGG CACGGCCATGCCCCCTGCTGGACAAGGCCCCACATCACGGGAGGATGAACTGCAGCCACCCGTACTCCTCTTTCAGCTATGACTCCAGCTGTGACTTTGACTGTAATGAGGGCTTCTGGCTGAGAGGAACACCAACTATGACATGCAATACCTCAGGACACTGGCGTCAGGATCCACCCACCTGCCAGC CGTTACAGTGTGAGGCTATTCCTGCCTTGTTTGGATCCCTGTCTATGAACTGCTCCCATCCTCTGGGGAACTTCAGCTTTGGCTCTCAGTGTATTTTTGCCTGTGAAGGGGGATTCTCCATGAATGGCACCGAGCTGTTGTTCTGCTCCTCCTCTGGGATTTGGAACGACAGCCGGCCAAACTGCACAG AGGATCTGCCAGTGTGGGCTGCCATGCTGCTGTCTACAGGTTTCGTAGTAGCCTACGTGGTCGTGCCGCTGGTCCTGATTGGACTGGCTGTGTTGATCATAAGGAGATTTAGAAAAAAGAAAG GAAATAACATGTCTGAAGCACCAGCATGGGGAGACAGAGAGAACCCAGCATATGATTTTGACTCATGA
- the LOC117445270 gene encoding L-selectin-like isoform X1, translated as MRWILILFLGSSLALSTSGWTYHPFKMPMNWAQARQWCQSTYTDMVVIQNQRENDYLVSMLPIKNRSPYYWIGVIKHHKNDPWTWIGNNSTWVGEHSWAANEPNNNHSTEFCVEIYVNRGENRGKWNDEKCNARKYPLCYKAQCNETSCERGRCQETINNMTCLCEPGFEGDRCQTAEELPLTNNYTQCNETSCERGRCQETINNMTCLCEPGFEGDRCQTAEKLPLTNNYTQCNDTSCERGRCQEAINNMTCLCEPGFEGDRCQTPEELPLTNNYTVQCPPLPRPDNGYLSCFGGNLTFNSTCRYGCNLGFLILGSPEVTCEVTGVWSGPRPTCAYYKQALLAVAGSAALSVLCCLCFCCMKRRKRKKLAQPRQPEEVTSPFSEGQT; from the exons ATGAGGTGGATATTAATCCTTTTCCTTG GAAGCTCATTGGCTCTCTCTACCTCTGGCTGGACGTATCATCCCTTCAAAATGCCCATGAACTGGGCCCAGGCCCGGCAGTGGTGCCAGAGCACCTACACTGACATGGTGGTGATCCAGAACCAGAGAGAGAACGACTATCTAGTATCCATGCTGCCAATCAAAAACCGTAGTCCATATTATTGGATTGGAGTCATCAAACACCACAAGAATGATCCCTGGACCTGGATTGGGAATAACAGCACGTGGGTTGGTGAGCATTCATGGGCAGCAAACGAGCCGAACAACAACCACAGCACCGAGTTCTGCGTGGAGATCTACGTGAACAGAGGAGAGAACCGAGGGAAGTGGAATGATGAGAAATGCAACGCTCGGAAATACCCTCTTTGTTATAAAG CTCAGTGTAATGAAACTTCATGTGAAAGAGGAAGATGCCAGGAGACCATAAACAACATGACCTGCCTGTGTGAGCCCGGCTTTGAGGGAGACCGGTGCCAAACAGCCGAGGAGTTACCTCTTACCAACAACTACA CTCAGTGTAATGAAACTTCATGTGAAAGAGGAAGATGCCAGGAGACCATAAACAACATGACCTGCCTGTGTGAGCCCGGCTTTGAGGGAGACCGGTGCCAAACAGCCGAGAAGTTACCTCTCACCAACAACTACA CTCAGTGTAATGACACTTCATGTGAAAGAGGAAGATGCCAGGAGGCCATAAACAACATGACCTGCCTGTGTGAGCCCGGCTTTGAGGGAGACAGGTGCCAAACACCCGAGGAGTTACCTCTCACCAACAACTACA CTGTCCAATGCCCCCCTCTGCCGCGGCCTGATAACGGATACCTCAGTTGCTTTGGAGGAAACCTCACATTCAACTCAACATGCCGATATGGATGCAACCTAGGCTTCCTGATTTTAGGATCGCCAGAAGTGACTTGTGAGGTCACCGGGGTGTGGAGCGGCCCAAGACCTACTTGTGCAT ACTACAAGCAGGCCCTGCTGGCTGTAGCTGGGAGCGCGGCGCTGTCAGTCCTCTGCTGCCTCTGCTTCTGCTGCATGAAGCGCAGAAAAA GAAAGAAACTTGCCCAACCAAG GCAGCCTGAGGAAGTGACAAGTCCGTTCTCTGAGGGACAAACATGA
- the LOC117445270 gene encoding L-selectin-like isoform X2, with amino-acid sequence MRWILILFLGSSLALSTSGWTYHPFKMPMNWAQARQWCQSTYTDMVVIQNQRENDYLVSMLPIKNRSPYYWIGVIKHHKNDPWTWIGNNSTWVGEHSWAANEPNNNHSTEFCVEIYVNRGENRGKWNDEKCNARKYPLCYKAQCNETSCERGRCQETINNMTCLCEPGFEGDRCQTAEKLPLTNNYTQCNDTSCERGRCQEAINNMTCLCEPGFEGDRCQTPEELPLTNNYTVQCPPLPRPDNGYLSCFGGNLTFNSTCRYGCNLGFLILGSPEVTCEVTGVWSGPRPTCAYYKQALLAVAGSAALSVLCCLCFCCMKRRKRKKLAQPRQPEEVTSPFSEGQT; translated from the exons ATGAGGTGGATATTAATCCTTTTCCTTG GAAGCTCATTGGCTCTCTCTACCTCTGGCTGGACGTATCATCCCTTCAAAATGCCCATGAACTGGGCCCAGGCCCGGCAGTGGTGCCAGAGCACCTACACTGACATGGTGGTGATCCAGAACCAGAGAGAGAACGACTATCTAGTATCCATGCTGCCAATCAAAAACCGTAGTCCATATTATTGGATTGGAGTCATCAAACACCACAAGAATGATCCCTGGACCTGGATTGGGAATAACAGCACGTGGGTTGGTGAGCATTCATGGGCAGCAAACGAGCCGAACAACAACCACAGCACCGAGTTCTGCGTGGAGATCTACGTGAACAGAGGAGAGAACCGAGGGAAGTGGAATGATGAGAAATGCAACGCTCGGAAATACCCTCTTTGTTATAAAG CTCAGTGTAATGAAACTTCATGTGAAAGAGGAAGATGCCAGGAGACCATAAACAACATGACCTGCCTGTGTGAGCCCGGCTTTGAGGGAGACCGGTGCCAAACAGCCGAGAAGTTACCTCTCACCAACAACTACA CTCAGTGTAATGACACTTCATGTGAAAGAGGAAGATGCCAGGAGGCCATAAACAACATGACCTGCCTGTGTGAGCCCGGCTTTGAGGGAGACAGGTGCCAAACACCCGAGGAGTTACCTCTCACCAACAACTACA CTGTCCAATGCCCCCCTCTGCCGCGGCCTGATAACGGATACCTCAGTTGCTTTGGAGGAAACCTCACATTCAACTCAACATGCCGATATGGATGCAACCTAGGCTTCCTGATTTTAGGATCGCCAGAAGTGACTTGTGAGGTCACCGGGGTGTGGAGCGGCCCAAGACCTACTTGTGCAT ACTACAAGCAGGCCCTGCTGGCTGTAGCTGGGAGCGCGGCGCTGTCAGTCCTCTGCTGCCTCTGCTTCTGCTGCATGAAGCGCAGAAAAA GAAAGAAACTTGCCCAACCAAG GCAGCCTGAGGAAGTGACAAGTCCGTTCTCTGAGGGACAAACATGA